One window of Anas platyrhynchos isolate ZD024472 breed Pekin duck chromosome 11, IASCAAS_PekinDuck_T2T, whole genome shotgun sequence genomic DNA carries:
- the NR2E3 gene encoding photoreceptor-specific nuclear receptor — MAASPAGSVVSAGLEDSPSGLSPAPGKALSPVLLCKVCGDTSSGKHYGIYACNGCSGFFKRSVRRKLIYRCQAGTGLCPVDKAHRNQCQACRLKKCLQAGMNKDAVQNERQPRSTAQVRLDSIELDAELPPEHVAATREVPSVPCPAPRGPGATAATTTVPRAPTPPTNHRFMASLMTAETCAKLEPEDADETVDVTGGEPERAGSEYQVAPYPAAGPENVYETSARLLFMAVKWAKNLPVFSNLPFRDQVILLEEAWSELFLLCAIQWSMPLESCPLLAVPEPSPGKLLPATMDVRALQETLGRFKALAVDPTEFACMKAVVLFKPETRGLKDPEQVENLQDQSQVMLGQHNRSHYPGQPVRFGKLLLLLPALRFLSSERVELLFFRRTIGNTPMEKLLCDMFKN; from the exons ATGGCTGCGTCGCCGGCGGGGTCGGTGGTGAGCGCCGGGCTGGAGGACAGCCCCTCGG GGCTGAGCCCGGCCCCCGGCAAGGCGCTGAGCCCCGTGCTGCTGTGCAAGGTGTGTGGGGACACCAGCAGCGGGAAGCACTACGGCATCTACGCCTGCAACGGCTGCAGCGGCTTCTTCAAGCGCAGCGTCCGCAGGAAGCTCATCTACAG GTGCCAGGCAGGGACGGGGCTGTGCCCGGTGGACAAGGCGCACCGCAACCAGTGCCAGGCCTGCCGGCTCAAGAAGTGCCTGCAAGCCGGCATGAACAAGGACG CCGTGCAGAACGAGCGTCAGCCCCGCAGCACGGCCCAGGTCCGGCTGGATAGCATCGAGCTGGACGCCGAGCTGCCCCCCGAGCACGTGGCCGCCACACGCGAGGTCCCCTCGgtcccctgcccagccccgcgTGGCCCCGGGGCCACCGCTGCCACCACCACCGTCCCCCGTGCGCCCACGCCGCCCACCAACCACCGCTTCATGGCCAGCCTGATGACGGCCGAGACCTGCGCCAAGCTGGAGCCTGAGGACG CCGATGAGACGGTGGATGTGACGGGCGGCGAGCCCGAGCGGGCAGGCAGCGAGTACCAGGTGGCGCCGTACCCGGCAGCTGGTCCCGAAAATGTCTACGAGACCTCGGCGCGCCTCCTCTTCATGGCTGTCAAGTGGGCCAAGAACCTGCCCGTCTTCTCCAACCTGCCCTTCCGCGACCAG GTGATCCTGCTGGAGGAAGCATGGAGCGAGCTGTTCCTGCTCTGCGCCATCCAGTGGTCCATGCCCCTGGAGAGCTGCccgctgctggctgtccccgagccgTCCCCTGGCAAGCTGCTGCCGGCCACCATGGACGTCCGGGCACTGCAGGAGACCCTCGGGCGCTTCAAGGCACTGGCGGTCGACCCCACCGAATTCGCCTGCATGAAGGCCGTGGTGCTCTTCAAGCCAG AGACCCGCGGCCTGAAGGACCCTGAGCAGGTAGAGAACCTGCAGGACCAGTCACAGGTGATGCTGGGCCAGCACAACCGCTCCCACTACCCGGGGCAGCCCGTCAG gtttgggaagctgctgctgctcctgccggCGCTGCGCTTCCTCTCCTCCGAGCGCGTGGAGCTGCTCTTCTTCCGCCGCACCATCGGCAACACCCCCATGGAGAAGCTGCTCTGCGACATGTTCAAGAactga